In the Sulfurivermis fontis genome, CAGGAGACGAAGGATAAGGTCGGTAATGAACTGGGTGCCGACGACTTCATGAAGCTGATGATCGCGCAAATGCAGAACCAGAATCCCATGGACCCCATGGATAATGGTGACTTCATCGCGCAGTTGGCGCAGTTCAGCTCGACATCCGGCATACAGGATCTGAACGCATCGTTTACCGGACTGGCGGAATCTTTGCAGTCCTATCAAGCCTTGCAGGCTTCGGGGCTGGTAGGGCGTAGCGTGCTGATTATGTCGGATAGTGCCCAGCTCAACTCCGGCGGCAACATCAGTGGGATGATCAGTCTCGAAGCCACCACGCCGCAGCTCACCGTGGGTATCTATGACCAGAGTGGCGCGTTGGTTCGGCGCATGCCGATGGGTATGCAGTCGGAGGGGATGGTCTCCTTTCACTGGGACGGCATCGCCGACGACGGTAGTGCCGTGCCGGAAGGTGTGTATGAGGTGCGTGCCGAGGCGTTGATCGAGGGCAAAATGACGGCAATGGGCACATTGATTTACAACGATGTCGAAAGCGTGAGCATCTCTTCACGCGGTGGCGTTCTGCTCAACCTCGCAGGGGTGGGGACGGTGGATCTTTCCAAGGTTTATCAGATCAAGTAAGCGGCGACAGGAGAACATATCATGGCATTCCAGACAGCACTGAGTGGTTTGAACGCGGCATCCGGCAACCTGAACGTGACTGGGCACAATATCGCCAACGCCAGTACCACCGGCTTCAAGAAGTCGCGCGCCGACTTTGCCGACGTGTACGCGGTGAGCTTCGGCGGCGTCAGCAAGACAGCTACCGGCAGCGGTGTGCGTCTGGCCAGCGTGACCCAGCAGTTTACCCAGGGCAATATCGACTTCACCGACAACAACCTGGACCTGGCCATCAGCGGCGAGGGGTTCTTCGTCCTCAACGACAATGGCACCTTTCTGTATAGCCGCGCCGGCAACTTCTCGGTGGACCGTGATGGCTATGTGGTGAATGCGCATGGTCAGCGCGTGCAGCAATACGCTGTCGACCCCAATACCGGTATCGTCAGCAATTTCACACCCACGGACCTGCAGCTCAACCTTGGTGCCAACCCTGCCTCGCCGACGACGCGCATCGATATCAACGTCAATCTGGACGCAGGTGTAACGCCCATCGATTCCACTGCCTATCCGGCCCTGGTTGCCGCGCCGGTCCCGGATCCGAATACCTACAACTTTTCCACCACCACCACCATCTATGACTCACTCGGTGTGACCCATGAGGCCACATTGTACTTCCGTAAGGATGACACCATGCCGGCAAACGAGTGGGAGGCAACCTTGGCGATCACCGATATCGACGGCACGATCAATGTGATGGATACCGTCACTGTGCAATTCAGCAGTAACGGCACCCTGTTGACCACCGGTGATCAGGACTTTCTGGCGACATCCGGTCCTTGGACACCCTCCACCGGTGCCGCGCCTTTTACCACATTTGATATCAACTTCGCCGGTAGTACCCAGTTCGGGGCCAATTCGGCGGTCAACGCCCTGAGCCAGGATGGTTATACCACCGGCCGCCTGAGCGGCATTTCGGTGGATTCCAACGGCGTATTGTTCGCGCGTTACACCAATGGTCAGTCGTCCACGGTAGGCGCTATCGCCATGGCGCGTTTCAGCAACCCGAACGGGCTGCAGCAGGTGGGGGATACCAATTGGGCGGCGACGTTCGAGTCCGGTGATGTGCTGCCGGGTCAGGCAGGAACGGGCACCTTCGGCCAGATTCAGTCCGGGGCATTGGAAGCATCCAACGTGGATATCTCCAAGCAGTTGGTGAACATGATCATCGCGCAGCGCGACTTCCAGGCTAACGCC is a window encoding:
- a CDS encoding flagellar hook assembly protein FlgD codes for the protein MSSVNNNVELLDSLGLWRQETKDKVGNELGADDFMKLMIAQMQNQNPMDPMDNGDFIAQLAQFSSTSGIQDLNASFTGLAESLQSYQALQASGLVGRSVLIMSDSAQLNSGGNISGMISLEATTPQLTVGIYDQSGALVRRMPMGMQSEGMVSFHWDGIADDGSAVPEGVYEVRAEALIEGKMTAMGTLIYNDVESVSISSRGGVLLNLAGVGTVDLSKVYQIK
- the flgE gene encoding flagellar hook protein FlgE yields the protein MAFQTALSGLNAASGNLNVTGHNIANASTTGFKKSRADFADVYAVSFGGVSKTATGSGVRLASVTQQFTQGNIDFTDNNLDLAISGEGFFVLNDNGTFLYSRAGNFSVDRDGYVVNAHGQRVQQYAVDPNTGIVSNFTPTDLQLNLGANPASPTTRIDINVNLDAGVTPIDSTAYPALVAAPVPDPNTYNFSTTTTIYDSLGVTHEATLYFRKDDTMPANEWEATLAITDIDGTINVMDTVTVQFSSNGTLLTTGDQDFLATSGPWTPSTGAAPFTTFDINFAGSTQFGANSAVNALSQDGYTTGRLSGISVDSNGVLFARYTNGQSSTVGAIAMARFSNPNGLQQVGDTNWAATFESGDVLPGQAGTGTFGQIQSGALEASNVDISKQLVNMIIAQRDFQANAKMITTEDQVTQTIINIR